A stretch of the Panthera uncia isolate 11264 chromosome D1, Puncia_PCG_1.0, whole genome shotgun sequence genome encodes the following:
- the LOC125933088 gene encoding oocyte-secreted protein 2-like, translating into MALGVWSLLAALIWPCTESIYVTVSCSMDWVMILVSPCGRNSDLCIFDDELHLGSGCPVTRIQTSAYDFIYPVHDCGIRTKVVSEDTLLFQTEMFFNPRIVHCESQKIPLECSASRKSVWLTPGSADNEMKLDPSPFIADFETTLEELGLLSSSQTDSLLKEKWRLGVGIMNFVRKTFFVLKKS; encoded by the exons ATGGCTTTAGGAGTCTGGTCGCTTCTTGCCGCCTTGATTTGGCCTTGCACTGAGAGCATCTATG TGACAGTAAGTTGTTCAATGGACTGGGTGATGATCTTGGTTAGCCCATGTGGGCGCAACAGCGATCTGTGTATATTTGATGATGAATTGCACCTGGGATCAGGTTGCCCTGTGACTCGGATTCAGACCTCTGCATATGATTTTATATACCCTGTACATGACTGTGGGATCAGGACAAAG GTTGTTTCGGAGGATACCCTCCTTTTTCAAACAGAGATGTTCTTTAACCCTAGGATTGTGCATTGTGAGAGCCAGAAAATCCCTTTGGAATGTTCTGCCTCTAG gaaatcAGTATGGCTCACACCAGGTTCTGcagataatgaaatgaaattggaccccagTCCCTTTATTGCTGACTTTGAGACAACACTTGAAGAGCTAGGATTACTAAGTTCAAGTCAGACTGATTCCCTCCTTAAGGAGAAATGGAGACTTGGAGTTGGCATCATGAATTTTGTTCGAAAaactttttttgtattaaaaaaaagttag
- the LOC125933109 gene encoding oocyte-secreted protein 3-like — translation MKACVGLGGWLLLLASLIWTCSGQEPVLVECSRLNFLVVVKRALFYRDELVGPDELFLGTGCQAIRVCPDKLEFDYPVSLCGITTQVFCDGAVFHSWLTYVPKNQSISAKLHLECTVPSSCVSPDESYNNTEVSNGFLLSSPVQHWFLIQYRYCMRCGYTHWREHWSTPFYGPHNYSLQEHFFHPFTDDF, via the exons ATGAAGGCCTGTGTGGGTTTGGGAGGATGGCTGCTCCTACTTGCTTCTTTGATTTGGACGTGTTCTGGGCAAGAGCCAG TGTTGGTGGAATGCAGCCGTTTGAATTTTCTCGTTGTAGTTAAAAGAGCACTGTTTTACAGAGATGAATTGGTAGGCCCTGATGAGTTATTTCTGGGGACTGGCTGTCAGGCAATTCGAGTGTGCCCGGACAAACTTGAATTTGACTATCCTGTTAGTCTGTGCGGAATTACGACGCAG GTCTTCTGTGATGGAGCCGTCTTCCATTCCTGGCTCACCTATGTACCAAAGAATCAATCCATTTCTGCTAAACTTCACCTGGAGTGTACAGTTCCCAG CTCCTGTGTCTCACCTGATGAGTCCTATAACAACACTGAAGTGAGCAATGGCTTCCTCCTATCCTCACCTGTTCAACACTGGTTCTTGATACAGTACAGATACTGCATGAGATGTGGCTATACCCACTGGAGAGAACACTGG TCCACACCTTTTTATGGACCACACAATTATTCACTTCAAGAGCATTTCTTCC